A single window of Microbacterium oryzae DNA harbors:
- a CDS encoding DUF488 domain-containing protein, with protein sequence MTGHVTKLKRAYDDPAGDDGWRVLVDRLWPRGVSRERAAIDDWAKEVAPSPELRTDWHHDPDRFDEFARRYRAELDDNPAVDALRAGLADHPVVTLVYGARDEQHNHAVVLRDYLEERW encoded by the coding sequence GTGACCGGCCATGTGACGAAGCTGAAGCGCGCGTATGACGATCCGGCGGGCGACGACGGGTGGCGCGTGCTCGTCGACCGCCTGTGGCCGCGCGGGGTCTCCCGCGAGCGCGCGGCCATCGACGACTGGGCCAAGGAGGTCGCGCCGAGCCCCGAGCTCCGCACCGACTGGCATCACGACCCCGACCGCTTCGACGAGTTCGCGCGCCGCTATCGCGCGGAGCTCGACGACAACCCTGCGGTCGACGCGCTGCGGGCCGGTCTCGCCGACCATCCGGTCGTGACGCTCGTGTACGGCGCGCGCGACGAGCAGCACAACCACGCCGTGGTCCTCCGCGACTACCTGGAGGAGCGCTGGTGA
- a CDS encoding flavin reductase family protein: MTADHIDIRPSVLYVGTPVMLIASVNADGSPNLAPASSYWALGWMLVLGLENDGQTIRNVRERPELTVSFPSPALWPAVEAIADTTGMAEVPPTKAARHRHVADKFAAAGLTPQASQHVAPPRVAECALQLEARVLRVTDGLGDYAIVEAEVQAVHADPAIVAPGTDHIDPQRWEPTIYSFRHYFGIGAEHGHRPTSDTAVRPVPESLR; this comes from the coding sequence ATGACGGCCGATCACATCGACATCCGCCCCTCCGTGCTGTATGTGGGCACGCCGGTGATGCTCATCGCGAGCGTCAACGCCGACGGCTCGCCCAACCTCGCGCCGGCGTCGTCGTACTGGGCGCTGGGATGGATGCTCGTGCTCGGCCTCGAGAACGACGGCCAGACCATCCGCAACGTGCGCGAGCGGCCCGAGCTCACGGTGAGCTTCCCGTCGCCGGCGCTGTGGCCGGCCGTCGAGGCGATCGCCGACACGACCGGGATGGCCGAGGTGCCGCCGACGAAGGCGGCTCGGCATCGCCACGTGGCGGACAAGTTCGCCGCGGCCGGTCTCACCCCGCAGGCGTCGCAGCACGTGGCGCCGCCGCGAGTGGCGGAATGCGCCCTGCAGCTGGAGGCGCGGGTGCTGCGCGTGACCGACGGGCTCGGCGACTACGCGATCGTGGAGGCGGAGGTGCAGGCCGTGCACGCCGACCCGGCGATCGTGGCGCCCGGCACGGATCACATCGATCCGCAGCGGTGGGAGCCGACGATCTACAGCTTCCGCCACTACTTCGGGATCGGCGCCGAGCACGGGCACCGGCCGACCAGCGATACCGCTGTCCGGCCGGTGCCCGAATCGCTCAGATGA
- the gdhA gene encoding NADP-specific glutamate dehydrogenase — protein MAALHDALTPVFDEVIQRNPGEAEFHQAVREVLESLGPVLAKRPEYVDAEIIRRLCEPERQIIFRVPWTDDAGRVQLNRGFRVEFNSALGPYKGGLRFHPSVYLGIVKFLGFEQIFKNALTGMPIGGGKGGSDFDPKGRSDAEVMRFCQSFMTELHRHIGEHTDVPAGDIGVGGREIGYLFGQYRRITNRHESGVLTGKGLTWGGSQVRTESTGYGTVFFVKEALAARGQDLEGKRVVISGSGNVAIYATEKAQALGAHVVACSDSAGYIVDEAGIDLELLKEIKNGHRGRVSDYADRRGSAIYVAGGSIWDVPSDIALPCATQNELDADAAAKLVAHRTLIVAEGANMPTTPDAARVLRDGGVIFAPGKAVNAGGVATSALEMQQNASRDSWSFEHTEQRLSEIMSSIHQRCLETADEYGTPGDYVAGANIAGFTQVADAMLAQGVI, from the coding sequence ATGGCAGCACTTCATGACGCCCTGACTCCCGTATTCGACGAGGTCATCCAGCGCAACCCCGGCGAAGCCGAGTTCCACCAGGCAGTGCGAGAGGTTCTGGAGAGCCTCGGCCCCGTGCTCGCCAAACGCCCCGAGTATGTCGACGCGGAGATCATCCGCCGGCTGTGCGAGCCGGAGCGGCAGATCATCTTCCGCGTGCCGTGGACCGATGACGCCGGCCGCGTGCAGCTGAACCGCGGCTTCCGGGTCGAGTTCAACTCCGCTCTCGGCCCGTACAAGGGCGGCCTGCGCTTCCACCCGTCGGTCTACCTGGGCATCGTGAAGTTCCTCGGCTTCGAGCAGATCTTCAAGAACGCGCTCACCGGCATGCCGATCGGCGGCGGCAAGGGCGGGTCGGACTTCGACCCGAAGGGCCGCTCCGACGCGGAGGTCATGCGCTTCTGCCAGTCGTTCATGACCGAGCTGCACCGCCACATCGGCGAGCACACCGACGTCCCCGCGGGCGACATCGGAGTGGGCGGTCGGGAGATCGGCTACCTCTTCGGTCAGTACCGTCGCATCACGAACCGCCACGAGTCCGGTGTGCTGACCGGCAAGGGCCTCACGTGGGGCGGCTCGCAGGTGCGCACCGAGTCCACCGGCTACGGCACGGTGTTCTTCGTCAAGGAGGCGCTCGCCGCGCGCGGCCAGGACCTCGAGGGCAAGCGCGTCGTCATCTCCGGCTCGGGCAACGTCGCGATCTACGCGACGGAGAAGGCGCAGGCGCTCGGCGCCCACGTCGTCGCGTGCTCCGACTCCGCGGGCTACATCGTCGACGAGGCCGGCATCGACCTCGAGCTCCTCAAGGAGATCAAGAACGGCCACCGCGGCCGCGTGTCGGACTACGCGGACCGCCGCGGCAGCGCGATCTACGTGGCCGGCGGCTCGATCTGGGACGTCCCCAGCGACATCGCGCTCCCCTGCGCCACGCAGAACGAGCTCGACGCCGACGCGGCGGCCAAGCTCGTCGCGCACCGCACGCTCATCGTCGCCGAGGGCGCGAACATGCCCACCACGCCTGACGCCGCGCGCGTGCTGCGCGACGGCGGCGTGATCTTCGCTCCGGGCAAGGCCGTGAACGCCGGCGGCGTCGCGACCAGCGCCCTCGAGATGCAGCAGAACGCCTCGCGCGACTCCTGGTCGTTCGAGCACACCGAGCAGCGTCTGTCGGAGATCATGAGCTCGATCCACCAGCGCTGCCTGGAGACCGCCGACGAGTACGGCACCCCCGGCGACTACGTCGCGGGCGCCAACATCGCCGGCTTCACGCAGGTCGCCGACGCGATGCTGGCTCAGGGCGTCATCTGA
- a CDS encoding NAD(P)H-dependent flavin oxidoreductase translates to MESLLGIAHPLVLAPFGGVSSVALTAAVSDAGGLGSYGLYGYAPDRIRDTVAELRAATAQPIAVNLWLPRGDEVHPGEVDVADAIAAIRPLFDELGAPVPELPEAFLPDVEEQLDAVIAARPDVLSVVFGVPATDHLERLHAAGIRVVGTATTVDEARALAAGGVDAVVATGAEAGGHRVSWLRPAEESLVGGLALIPQVVDAVDVPVIAAGGIADRRGVAAARALGASGVQVGTAFLRTTLSAAPPSHRAAIASADETVLTRAMSGRLARGIPNRAVRVIETAGAIAPFPAQNWLTGRFRAVAAAQDRGDLLSLWAGQGARLTRHDDVDAVFAELLAGWR, encoded by the coding sequence CTGGAGAGCCTGCTCGGCATCGCCCACCCCCTCGTCCTCGCCCCGTTCGGCGGCGTCTCGTCGGTGGCGCTCACCGCTGCCGTGAGCGATGCCGGCGGGCTCGGCTCGTACGGGCTATACGGCTACGCGCCCGACCGCATCCGCGACACGGTGGCGGAGCTCCGCGCGGCGACCGCGCAGCCGATCGCGGTGAACCTATGGCTGCCGCGCGGCGACGAGGTGCACCCGGGCGAGGTCGACGTCGCCGACGCGATCGCGGCCATCCGCCCGCTCTTCGACGAGCTCGGCGCCCCGGTGCCCGAGCTGCCCGAGGCCTTTTTGCCCGACGTCGAGGAGCAGCTGGACGCCGTCATCGCCGCGCGCCCCGACGTGCTGAGCGTCGTCTTCGGCGTCCCGGCGACCGACCACCTCGAGCGCCTGCACGCGGCCGGCATCCGCGTCGTCGGCACCGCGACGACGGTCGACGAGGCTCGCGCGCTGGCGGCCGGCGGCGTCGACGCCGTCGTCGCGACCGGCGCCGAGGCCGGCGGGCACCGCGTGTCGTGGCTGCGGCCCGCCGAGGAGTCCCTCGTCGGCGGGCTCGCGCTCATCCCCCAGGTCGTCGACGCCGTCGACGTGCCGGTGATCGCGGCGGGCGGCATCGCCGACCGCCGCGGTGTCGCGGCCGCCCGCGCCCTCGGCGCCTCGGGGGTCCAGGTGGGCACCGCGTTCCTCCGCACGACGCTGTCGGCCGCACCGCCCTCGCACCGCGCGGCGATCGCCTCGGCGGACGAGACCGTGCTCACCCGCGCCATGAGCGGCCGGCTCGCGCGCGGCATCCCCAACCGCGCGGTCCGCGTCATCGAGACCGCCGGCGCGATCGCGCCCTTCCCCGCGCAGAACTGGCTCACCGGCCGCTTCCGGGCAGTCGCCGCCGCGCAGGACCGGGGCGACCTGCTGTCGCTGTGGGCGGGGCAGGGCGCGCGACTCACGCGGCACGACGACGTCGACGCCGTCTTCGCGGAGCTCCTCGCCGGCTGGCGCTGA
- a CDS encoding cation diffusion facilitator family transporter, giving the protein MHDHAPGIRGADSRRLLAISLSLTAAVFFVQLVGALVSGSLALLADAVHMLTDAVALVVALVASAVAARPADDRRTYGYRRAEVLGALVNAVILIVLSVSVAVEGVRRLLRPDAYEVEGGWMVVVALVGLVANAVSLWLLSAAQRHSLNVRGAYLEVLGDLVGSVLVIAAAVVILTTGWAPADAIASLAIAVLIVPRAVALLREVVGVLSESAPAGTSVAAIRSHLLAAPGVADVHDVHVWQLTRGAPVFTAHVVVSPDVVAEGRSAAVLRDLQECLADHFDVAHSTFQIEEAGHADRDDGQHA; this is encoded by the coding sequence ATGCACGACCACGCCCCGGGCATCCGCGGCGCCGACAGCAGGCGCCTGCTGGCGATCTCGCTGTCGCTGACGGCCGCGGTCTTTTTCGTCCAGCTCGTCGGCGCCCTCGTCTCGGGGTCGCTCGCGCTGCTCGCCGACGCCGTGCACATGCTCACCGACGCGGTGGCGCTCGTGGTCGCCCTCGTCGCGAGCGCGGTGGCCGCGCGCCCGGCCGATGACCGCCGGACGTACGGCTACCGGCGCGCGGAGGTGCTCGGCGCGCTCGTGAACGCGGTGATCCTCATCGTGCTGAGCGTCTCGGTCGCCGTCGAGGGCGTCCGTCGCCTGCTGCGGCCCGATGCCTACGAGGTCGAGGGCGGCTGGATGGTCGTGGTCGCGCTGGTGGGCCTCGTCGCGAACGCGGTCTCGCTCTGGCTGCTGAGCGCCGCCCAGCGGCACAGCCTCAATGTGCGCGGCGCGTACCTGGAGGTGCTTGGCGACCTCGTGGGGTCGGTGCTCGTGATCGCGGCGGCCGTGGTCATCCTCACGACGGGCTGGGCGCCGGCGGACGCGATCGCCTCCCTCGCCATCGCCGTGCTCATCGTGCCGCGCGCGGTCGCGCTCCTGCGGGAGGTCGTCGGGGTGCTGTCGGAGTCCGCACCCGCGGGGACGAGCGTCGCGGCCATCCGCTCGCATCTGCTGGCCGCTCCGGGCGTCGCCGACGTCCACGACGTGCACGTGTGGCAGCTCACGCGGGGGGCGCCCGTCTTCACCGCGCACGTGGTGGTCTCGCCCGACGTGGTGGCGGAGGGACGAAGCGCCGCCGTGCTCCGCGACCTGCAGGAGTGCCTGGCGGATCACTTCGACGTCGCGCACTCGACCTTCCAGATCGAGGAGGCGGGGCACGCCGACCGCGACGACGGCCAGCACGCCTGA